The following DNA comes from bacterium.
CTCAGATCATCGAAAAAAACGGGAAAAAGGAATATGCTGTACTTCCTTATACCGATTATCTAAAGCTCCGTGAGGAACTGGAGGACTACGATGATCTCCGTTGCCTGCGCTCTGCCAAGGCCGCTGAAAACGATGCCCCAACTATCGGCTTGAACGAACTCAAGAAAAAGTTATTCATCCGGGTTAAGCGCACTGTTGGCTGAACTAATTGACGTTACAAAACGTAATGGCAGCTGGCCACCAAGGCCATTGATGCGGCCCTGCAG
Coding sequences within:
- a CDS encoding type II toxin-antitoxin system Phd/YefM family antitoxin, coding for QIIEKNGKKEYAVLPYTDYLKLREELEDYDDLRCLRSAKAAENDAPTIGLNELKKKLFIRVKRTVG